In Lycium barbarum isolate Lr01 chromosome 9, ASM1917538v2, whole genome shotgun sequence, the DNA window gcagcaatacaatgcaactgaaggggtctttgagattctgacatttgcacacgaaagtaagggcggaaatatacataaagtctctgccgaagggaaaaagtgttcgtgtggaaagtggagaaactactatatgccatgttcacatgcaattaaattttgtgatattcgcggaattcaaccaaagacctatgttagcaagtactacagttgcaggttttataagcaaacgtacagtgaaaatttttcaccgttgggtgatgaggcatattggccactttctcccttcagtttaattgcaaacactgaatacgagcgaacttcaggagcgcggagtacaactagaagaaggaatgaaatggatatagctcctgctcgcatggctagaaagtgtagtacgtgcaagcaaacaggtcataacaagaatcactGCCCCGATAGAAATCAGTAATTGTTGTtacttgttggtttttatgttttttcttaacttgtacaattgttgtttccttatgtactcttccaagaatatataacatgtcttgtgcagtttaatagttagtatgtaatttaacatttattactcagttaatgtgtgacgtttaattatttgcatgtgttaaaatatttatttgagttaatcatgctttaaaaattaaaaaaatcaataaatttcttttattaaaaatataaccgaatatgatttaaatctaGGCAACGTCTTACCCAGTGAGTGTTTGGAAAACGGAAACTTTTTTTTacatgtataacgtggactgatccacgttatacaatataaattgtataacgtggatcagtccacgttatacatgtaaatttttattttttttttattttgcttcaatCGTCTAACAAGggtaaaaaaaaatttggggtatatcgtggatcagcccacgatataccccttttggtataataATTTTTAGACGTTCCCTTTTGGTaaaaaccgtgtatttttatactctTTAGACTCCGGACTCGAGAAGGAAGGCTAGCACCACCAAGCTATAAGCAAAACTCTACcctctttttttccctttttcattaaagaccaaaATAGTAGTTAAATAAATAAACTTATATCAAAGAGTAATAGGCATGTATTACCAGCACTGCAgtacatattcttttgtgtaaggGCACATTCTTTCCTACTACTCTAATTACACTGTCCTCTTCTGAAAGGTTTATCATGCAAAATATATTGTTCTTATCATGCATATTTCCGATGTGTGACTTATCAATCAATAAAATTGGAATGAAGCCTGAAATATTAGGGTTTAAATCTCATTAGAAGCAAAAGAAAGACGCTAATTTGTTCACATATAAATCTTGTGGACCAAATTTATACGTTacttactttactactatatataataGAGGATCACAAAGTTTTATAGTTCTCACATGAATTTTCttgtctctttttacccttaattaAAGTTTAATTGACTTTGTAATTCCTTACACATTTTGGTAAATTTGAAGAACCTTAAGGGCTTTTTTCATGCCATTAAAAATGATGATGTCATAGAAAAGGTGACAGTGGACCCCACATAGCATACTcatacatatttgagtctttCTTTTATGAAAATTTTATTAAAGTTTTTTCAATTTTTGTTTTAATATAGGCTTAATTAGTGAATTAAAATgttatttttataatattatttattacttattgaTGTTATTTACCATTTATCATTTCTGTTTTAAACTTTTACTCGTCCGATTAAATGtaaagtattttattttattttttcctatAATTTTGTGTCGTACGTGCTTGTAAAACAAAGTAATTAGCAAATATTTCACTTAAGATAAGATCAAGTCTTCAATTAAAAGACTAAACACAAATAACTCATCTCATTGTTAAATAGTTGAAAATGAATTTTCGTCTCAATCGAAAATGAATTCCAAAGTACGGtctaattaatcaaattttacgtATGCGCACTTTTAACACAAAATTTACCTAATTTATTACTATATTAAAAAAGGAACTATAAAACATTCTTTTCATATGTATTTTGGAATCTTTGAAAAAAACAGTAGAAAGAAAATACAATTTGATCTTCAAACTGTAATAATATTAAACAATTAAAAAAGTATATTTTTCactttttaatattaaaatattttgcaaaatacaAGATAGTCAACATTTTATATAATTTAGGTTAAAATAGTTAAGCTCAAcatgaaaaagtaaaaaaaaaatgtagattTCATAAAAAGCTTCATTAAATTAAGAATAAGGAAAAAAATGTTATTTTTAACATGCATCTTTTGGAAGGAAGAAAAAAGCATAGAATAAGAACTATTAAATTCATTAACTGTTCTGTATTTTTTTGTATGGTTTAATTTGAAAGAATATCTACAAAAGTATTTAATTTGAAAGAATATCTACAAAAGTATCTTGAAATATGcaaaattttaattatttatattaatTTGTATGTTAACTTTATTAATTTCATCGTACAACAATATTGTAGctttaaatatttttgacattaattgaatactgtgatttttttttcaaaaaataagttAGCTAATACAGGTTCAATTCGGAGATAtaaatgaaattaatttaacatatgaATAGCAAATTTGATCATCGGAAACTATAATCCCAAAAAATTTCAGTAAAACAGAAATTAGAAAAGCTTTCATTTGTTTGATCTTTTTTTAAGTCTATTATAAAaactaagaaaaatattttccattAACATTCAGATAACTTTTTttactttaatattttagaatTCATTAGAAATTGTCAAACTGAAAATATTTAGTTTTcacggccaaacgcctacttattgtttttttttttcttttcttcttcttttacaTTGGCGGCATGAACATTTACTTTAGGTTTCATCAACCGTTTGACTTTAGCCTGATTAATTAACTTTACATTCTTCCAAAGCAAGCACCAACTCTTAACTAAAAGTTTCTAAGCATGATTTCTTGATTGAACTTTTAAAATTACCAACATTTGGTGCTTTCGGGTGGGTGCGTCTAGATGAAGTTAAATAATGGTAAAAGAATGTACTATCTCGGTCTCAAATTAATTATCCATCGTGATTAttaaaaatagttatctcaaattatatgtcattttagaagtttaagatataattaattattttttttcttcattttactattagtagaattttgtcattaaatGGAGATAAgtagagtaaacatttaatggagaaatattataaattagacataaataaaggtaaaGTTAATCAAATACCCCTCcgaattaatatttcttaagaggGCTGGTCTGGtctggtcactacccagtgtaatcccacaatagtggggtctggggagggtaagatgtacgcagccttacccctacctgggtagggaggctgtttccgattgaccctcggcaaccctcctcctttatccgggcttgggaccggcaatgtgagcgagctcacataGGCGGAGTTTTTCTTAAGAGGgctgcaaaataaaaaataaaaagatagataatttgagacgaagggagtattaGAATAATAGTTTGATTAGGATTGACGTGGAGATTAATTACATTAAAATAGCAGGTTAGATGTCACCAGCCAATGTCAGATCATTTTCCAAGCAACAAATTCTTGGGCTCActgaaaatataaaaatattgaAATTTTTATGTATGTGCACGTTGAAGGTTGATAGATCGTGAACGTATTGATTACTCATTATGGTAAATTGATATACTTAGGTCAAACATAGGGTTTTGATAAATTTCTATAAATGGATCCAATTATAAAAACTTAAAAAGTTCTTGAAATAAAGCAAAATATAGGACAAGAAACTCAACATTCCTATTGGACTATCCGTCCATATTTTCTGTTTAAGGAAAACCATCGGATGTTAATTTCCCTTTTTAGGTaaaaattatactccctccggttTAAAAAGAAtgttcacttagccatttgcagacctcttaagaaaatacgaatttctagacaaaaataggttATTTGACTAAAATTCCCCAAATTAAATAGGTATTTGGATTtagtcacttaacacttaataaggataaatatgaaaaagtaaaattaattctttCTGATTTGGTAAGTGGAAATTTTTtttgaaacaaaaaataaaggTTAATTAAGTGGACACTTTCTTTTAACTGAAGGAGTATTAAAGAAACGATCAATAAGTGGTACACTAGTACTATCAAGTTCAATACATGGAACTGTAAAATTAACAATTCCATAAAATAAAGTTCCTATATATCTAAGTGATGATAAAGCAAATTATTGTAGGCCAAaggttgtatacggtaaaaactagGTCAATGTATGACCGGTGAGACCGAGGCCGAGGGCAAGTCCAAATGAGCACGAGCATGTTCGGTCTTTTCTTCATACCGGGGTATTGTACCGGATGCAGCTGACCCGAGTCAAGAAAAGTAGGTCTGTTGGTCCGGTTATGCTGATCCAAACTCAATGTGTCCGTTAGTCCAGGTACGCCGATCTAAACTCGACGTGTCCATTGGTTCGGATAACCGGTTGCGATGCTGTCATGCGTCAAGAAACCGTTCTGCCATTTTGTACTgacgaccgtacgggtgtcagaccgtacggtcccaccttatccttttagggtttccttaTTCAAAAGGGTTTTGCATTGTATTCAAGGCCCATGAGACATACCTATAAATAAAGGATATTTTTCTACTTTTTGAGGTTAGCTTTTCAGATCCAACATTATAATAGAAAAAATATATTGAagctctgtgtgtgtgtgtgttattggTCCAGATTTGTGTGTTCTTCTTTAGCTCTATTTACTAATCCAATATTTACATATTACTTAACATATATATTTAGTGTAAATCACCAATCTCTATACAACTCACAAGCAatcacatgcatatatatatatattgcaacaAATCTATATACATTCCATATCAATCAAAgtagattaaaattcatccacataccctatacctcacttataaatttaattgttatttaAATCCGGGAAAAACAGAGGTAAAGCCGGCATATCCTGTAATGCCTAAGAAAGCATATGTTTGTGGGATCCAAATGTGAATTAGTTATGTAAAATTCATCATTATTATGTGAAATTAGAGGTCCCAAATTAGAGTAGGCCCCTTGACAAATCATACAAGTAGTCTTCCCCTGTCACACAAATCTCTCCTCTAAAATAGCTAATCCCCTTCTTGATCACGTTTCTTCTTTTAGAAGATAACATCACCAAACTTTGACTCCATTGGTTTACAAGTAAATGTACCACATCACAATTTATTATCTTGAGTAGTCCAATGGGATACAAgtaattataaataaataaaatctttGGGATTGGGTGAGGTGGGTGTAGGGAAAAGTGGCAGGGAATACTTCAGTGAAAATCGAATTTTCCCCATGTAAAATTCTAGGTGATAACTCTATTAATGATTATCACTATTGTCAGTTTGTCACCAAATGGGCGGGTTAATTAGACGAATTTGAACGAATTAAATAAGTTGAGTTTATAGATGGACGAGTTATTACTGGGCCTGAACGAGTTGGACTGAAATGAGTTAATAATGGGTCATAACTCCACCCATCCAACTCTTgttaagttttaatttctttatttgttttcttataatttatttAAGTATCTAATAAACAATTTGCAAGATTGCCCTTCGTCGGGGTGGTCTTtattgtccctcaaattggtagtctttaacttttgcccttcgctaaaaattcTTTGGTTTCGGGTCCGAATCCCCGcccagtcaaaaattaaaaaaaaatgcaaggtaaagtttgaattcgcaaggcagaatttgcatgacTAGAATTTgccagaatttgcatgggcagaaatTTGCcagaattctgccttaaggcagagttttgaagcaAAATTCTACATTGTGAATCCAAACATTTGTCTtggaattatattttttttttactgagctggagttcgaacccacaaccttggGGTATTAgacgaaggacaaaacttaaagaccaccaatttgaagggcaaaaattaaataccaccccaaatgaagggcaatgcgcgcaaaaaaatgactaaatataacatatcaaacaaacaaaTGTCTTTTTAAAGAAATATTCCGACAAGGTTTTTCGCGGGTTAATTTGGGCTCATATGAGGCCCAACTTTTAAATGAGTCTAATTGAACGAGTCAAATTGGACTAAGATAATAATGAATGGGCAAATCAGACGAGTcatattttcatgagctaattttaTCACCCCTAACTATAACTCAATTCTTCGGTTCACTTTGGTGGTTAAGGAAAAGATAGCTTAGAGCAATGAACTTTTGCTATGCACCGGGTTCAATAGTAAAACCATATTTTCACGTTATATTTTCGGAAAAGGACCAAATGTACCCTCGATactatcggaaaagggtcaaatatacacCTCGTTATACTTTGAATCTAAATATACCTCAGCCATTTTattattggttcaaatatactcCTCCTCCATTAAAGTTATCCCAAGTAGACATCCGAACCTAAATGACACTAAATTTTAATGAGATGGACGTCTTGTGCATGCCACTTCAATACCCCTAGGCCCTAACCCATTACAGAGCATTACCTCATAATTGTTGTAATTTGAAGTCACTGTCACAGTAACATTATTAGACTTTTATCACAACCGACGATTTGGTTATTATTCCTATATAAATAAAAGTAAAAGAACACCACAAAAGATAAGATAGTTCACATTTACTCCCCTAGTCAATCCTAACAGCTAATTTACAACCCAACTTCTCCTCATGCTTCTCTCTTTCGCACACACAAAAAAACACATTATATATCTgcacaaaaaaaagaagaagagaggtaCAGAGAATTATCAGACCTCTGTTCCAATTATTTTTTCTGATCAAATTAAATCAATGTCTGAAATAGAAAGTTGTGATCAGGACATGCCTAGAGTTGTAAATTTCATGGCCTCTGTTCTTGAAAGAGTGGCAGAAACAAATGATCTCAGCCGTAGATTTAGTGCACAAAAAATCTCTATGTTTCATGGACTTACTAGGCCTACAATTTCTGTTTTGAGTTATTTGGAAAGGATATTCAAATATGCCAATTGTAGTCCTTCTTGTTTTATTGTGGCATATATTTATCTTGATCGGTTTTCACAGAGACAACCATTGTTGCCAATCAATTCTTTCAATGTTCATCGGTTGCTCATCACTAGTGTCTTGGTTTCTGCTAAATTCATGGATGATATGTGAGTTCTCTTCGCCCCCTTTGTTTTGTTGccattttcaaaattttcttttatACATGTGTATAAATTAAATTCATTTAACATCCTAGACATATTAGCTACGACTTTAGCTAAGTCTTAGCAaacacgttatacatatgcacaAAAAAGAAGAGAGCTAAGAGAATTTGCAGAGTTCTTGCTTCCCATATCTCTATGAAAAAAAAtcactttaaacttctcattttatgtTTTGCAACATATTTTTACCCATATCTCTATGAAAAGAAAtcactttaaacttctcattttatgtTTTGTAACATATTTTTAAAGCCATaccaatatgatatgacatattcaagatcaaaaattttaattttttttttacttttaatgTCAGTAGTATAACAGGTCATCTGCCAGATAGGATGATGACTATAATAATTGAACGGGTTGGAAAGTAGATACTTTTAAAAAGAACTTAAATTTGCTCTCTCGATCTTAACGATTTGATTTATAACTCTTAATGGACTGTATTTCCGAATGCTCTATACAGAATTACAGGTAGACTCCTACTGTAATTTCACTAGTTTCTGACAAAACTTTTACATTTACAAATTAGTGAAAGTATCATTTTAATTATTTTGGGCTGGGCAATAAAATTGATGAACACCATTGGATTGAAACTCGTGTTAGTATGAAAGCTCTTGCGAAAGAGTAGTTTCTAAGCATGTATCTTGCGTTGACATAATTGGGTAACTTACTAATCGAACTTTCGTTGACCTTAAATAATAAATTCGTTAAACAAATCGGTAGTGTGTAAGAAAAGGAACTATCTTACTATAGTGACCGTGTAAATGAAAATtttatacatatacgtgtataaCTAGTAATTTGTTATATAATGTTACTTTATTGCCTTGTTTTgagaagaaaaaataataattccaTTCATTATAGATAATCACCTTTAAAGTGCATTAAAAATTGTGATTTAGTGGTTAATGAAGTGGGTGAAGATCATTGAAGGCCAAAATCACTTGATGATATTTTCTCATCGGCCTTATAAGAAGAGTTATCCGATACTTGTACTGGTATAACAGATACCTAGTGAAGTAGTAGAGGAGCCAGCATtaatattatataaaataaaataaaaggcaTAATTATTCTTAAAGTAATTAAGTAACCTGATAGTGTAAAACATATTTAAATTATTAGTGTATATATAAATGCTAAACTCCTAAGAAGATtagtactccttccgtctcaatttaagtgtctgaGTTTGATTTGACAAAAAGTTTAAGAATTAAAAAgagacttttaaatcttgtggtcctaaattaaagatgtgtgtaatgtactaaaatattctttgaatcttgtggcTTTAAACTTGCCTTGTAGGATtattgaattgtcaacttactaaatatagaaagagacattATTTTTTAAACATACCAAAAAGGAAAGTATGACACTTAAATAAGGACGGAGGGAATACAATTTAACATGTCTACCCAGTGAACTTCATATTTACTTATGGAGGTGAATTATACTTAAAAAAATCTGTGGGTTATGACTAACATACACAAGAAATCCCCGAGTGAATAGACAAAATTGCGTACAAGGCGCGCAAATGTCATATATATTAGTTGTAGAAACATGCATTTAAATACCAAGTTGCAACGCCGTCCTGAAGCAAAAGCACTGTCAAAGAAGTAGTAATTTATAAGTACTTGAATTTTCGAAATGTCCATGTTTCAAATCTAGACAAAATCACCTAAGATGTGGTGTCTTTTGTCTGCTGTCCCTCACGACATTTTAGCGTTGAATTCTACACGTGAaagaaacaaaatgaaaatacAACTTCTAGGTTAGGGGCAGTATATCGAGTGATAATGACGTCCTCTACATATACACTTGGTAATatctagcatatatatatatatgtgcgcgCGCACTCACTGAGTTGGACTCTAtagtatgatttatgtaaaatTATTATTAAAGTTAAAATCTAAATATGTAATGAATTGATACTTGATAGATCCGATTTCTAGTTCAAAATTGACTCTTATTATGAAATGCAAGCTTTTCCTAATTGAATTTGCCACCAATCTATACTGACGACTGGTTCGCCGAAATAGTCTGTTTCTGAGATTGTCCCCTAGAAGTTTAATTTGCATGCTGAAATAATATGGCATGTTACTTACTAAGGAGTACGGTGAGATGAATGCAATTTCTACACTCTTAATTAGATATTTCGGATTCGAatttcaaaaatagagaaacattTGGTAGGAAGTACTTTTGTCTCTAATAAACCTAACACGGTGCGAATCTAAATTAGCGGAGCTGATGTGTTTTCAATACTAAATGGTTATAAGGAAACTGTAATGCTAGCTGCAGCTTTGACTTGTTCCTTTGGTTTCTGTTCTTTTAAAATCAAAAAAATGATTTGCGTGAGTGTTGCAGATCTGAAAGCTTGATTTAGAATGGCATTATCGAGACTTGTCGAATTAGCTGTCATTTAACTCTTGTTAttgtcacaaatcacaactagtACGTAATGCTACGTACTCATGCTTCAGTAGCTTTCGACTCAATTCCTTGATGTGAAGTTTACAATCAGTGATCCTCCTCCACCACATCTTGCACCTGCCCCCAccacgccaacaatatatctaagAGGACAAAATAGTACTATCCCTACCAGGACTATTTTACATGACATTATTCAATTTAACAATTTAGACAATTCTTTTTTGTTACAATTATCAAACATGTTTTTAAACTATATTTTAAATATTAAATTATGATTTAAGATACTAAGAAGTTTTACCTAAAAAATTGAATACCACCTTAACTCAAAAGTTGTTTACTCATATATTCAGATTATGTTGCAAGTTCTCACGGTATAAGTATGTCATTTATTTGGGGACAGAGGAAGAATAAATTAAAGTTAGGGAGAGTAAATCTTtcaatcgtttttttttttttttttggttttttataCCCTTCAGATACTCTATTTAATTAGGACCTGACTAATTTGAATTCTCTTTGAGAAGTCCCACTTCGGGAGAAAATGCTCTCTATCAAAGAAGACTTCATTATCAGTGCTCAAACTCGAGACCTCCGGTTAAAAATGCATGGAGGGGTACTTACGACCCCCTGTAGCCTTTCACCCTTGGCGATAAATATTTCAATTGTTATAAATTAATTGCGTAGTCTAGAGTGGCTCTTAGTGAATTACTTGAAAGTTGAAAAATGTTAGTCTTGTTTTTTTTTCCTCCTAATTTTGTTTTTGGCAGATTTTACAACAATGCTTACTATGCAAAAGTTGGAGGAATAAGCACAACAGAAATGAACCTACTAGAAGTGGACTTCTTATTTGGGATAGGATTTCAATTAAACGTGACTCCCTCAACATTCCACACCTACTGCTCTTATCTACAGACAGAGATGTTGCTGCTAGAAACACCAGCCATCCCAATGCCTCTCAAAATTGGCAGAAATGTGAACCAACATTGTTGCATCAATGAGGATGAATCCACTCATCAACACCATGAATTAGCCGTTtgacaaaaatttaaaaaataaaataaaattattgaaCTAAATTTTGTCACCACTGAGGACTGAATTGCTTAATGAAGAAGGTCAAGATTCTATACTCCTTGGCCTTATCAAGTTTGTAACTTGTAAACAAGCATTAAGTTGCAGCTTTGTGGACTCTTGATGTTCCATTTTTGAACTTTTTCTTATTGAGTTTTGATACAAAATCGGACTTTTCAGCCTGGGAAAATTACAGTCAAATACCATTCAGttatctagtttacaaaatatgtacacaatATATAGGtagtatacatatactatacatacatatacacaacatatacataccaatacatataatatacataccttagcatATATAGCCGAAGTTTGTAGGTAGTGTATACACTTCGGCCATGTAGATGGCGGAAGGGTACATTTACGTAAGTTTCCCTTTATAAACCTTTCCTCAATTAATTTCAGTAGCTGGATTAATTTGAGATGCTGGGTTAATGATCTATTATTAGTCCTGAGATTCCGTCTAGTTTGCAGAATCAAAACGATCAACTAAAATCAAGCCCAAAGTAGAAGTGGGTATCTGTATTTTGTGAGCATAAAGTGAAATCTTAAAGTTCTCGTCTGTTGCTACTTTTTCTTTGAAATATTCTAATCAAAAGGTAGAACGCTTTGCTTGCCTATACCAtgtaaatagttttttttttaactttagacgttgaaaggtttttttttttttctggtagaAAAGAACTTATTATTAGTCAAAAGTACAGGGGAGCCATTAGTAGGTCCAACATTATACAAGTTGGTTGCATCAATGGCTAGCATATTGCTAGCTATTGATGTTTTGTTACAAAAGTTCAGAttaaaaaaagatgaagaaattcCTTGGCTTGACATTGTAGCTAAGTTGATAGCTCTCGTTTGTAAGATGCCTTCCTGATCTGCTTTAAAGAGATCGTTTACATAAAGAGGAGGTTGCTTAAAGATCCTAATGCCATTACCTGTCAAAGTGGTACCAAAACGTGCTATTGATCTGCAACAGAGTTCTACTCCCTGCACACATGAACGCGAGTTGTCAATCCTGCAGCATGCTCAGGAGGTACCTGCAATCATCAAAGATAGGTGTGGAGTTATAAGGATTTGTAAGCAATAGAGTGAGTAAATTTTGTGCATCAAAGTTGATGTGTAATTGCAGGAGCTCGTGCCTGGTGGCCAATTGACGTTGAAAGTTaatatatttgatatattccTTTACTAACGAACACGTAATAAGTGCGTCGTGAGATATACTTTACCGGGTAATTCCGAACTAAACTTGTAAGAAGTAATCCACAAGAGCTATTACGGCATGTCAAGAACTGCATTTAGTTTGAGGAAAGCTTTAATCATACGTCCATAAATAGAGTGAGTAACTTGAAACGTCATAAGACATGTAACAAGCTACAACACTGGAAATTATAGGCCAAGTTAAATTCTTATACTAGCGGCTAGCCTAAGTTCAATACTTCAAATTTGTGGCTTTTCAAACTATTGTTAGACATAAAATTTAGGCATCACTGTCCCATGAAAAAAATTTGACTGTTTAATTATTGTATTAGTTTTATAAGTTGGAAATATAAAGTCTTTTAGCCAATTATCATATAAAAACTTGAAGTTCTGGTAGTACTTTTTCTTTAAACATAACCTGGAACTTTGTTTACCTAACCAGGCCTACGACGTTTCATTGGGTAGCAGGCATCTTTACACAAATTGTCTGTCGAATTCATTGTTTACTTTTTCTTGCCGATATACATagattatacacatattataaaAGGATTGTACATATATTAaacgagggtctttcggaaacagccgccctacctttcaaggtgggggttaggtctgcgtacactctaccctccccagaccccacatagtgggattatactgggcttgttgttgttgttgtacatatATTAAACATTTGCAGGCTATTTTTAATTTAATCAATTGGATAGACGGCTAAGTTAATTCTTCTATCTTTTTTCTTCATCAAGGCA includes these proteins:
- the LOC132611100 gene encoding cyclin-U4-1-like; protein product: MLLSFAHTKKHIIYLHKKKKKRGTENYQTSVPIIFSDQIKSMSEIESCDQDMPRVVNFMASVLERVAETNDLSRRFSAQKISMFHGLTRPTISVLSYLERIFKYANCSPSCFIVAYIYLDRFSQRQPLLPINSFNVHRLLITSVLVSAKFMDDIFYNNAYYAKVGGISTTEMNLLEVDFLFGIGFQLNVTPSTFHTYCSYLQTEMLLLETPAIPMPLKIGRNVNQHCCINEDESTHQHHELAV